One window of the Devosia sp. 2618 genome contains the following:
- a CDS encoding septal ring lytic transglycosylase RlpA family protein, translating to MTPAWRNAIRFVALATLITPMIAACASGGGLGATVKRGAFTSSEFGVSASPRVTNNPNPPKGGGRYQVGKPYTVRGKVYTPAEQPGYVATGDASWYGSDFHGRRTANGEIFSANALTGAHPTLPLPSYVRVTNEANGRSVVVRVNDRGPYMPGRIMDLSHRAAEMLGYVNNGHTTIKAEYVGPAPLEGDDTRMLVASYSGPANYGGSSSNTRVASAGGNRSVADIAGDFFGGFFSYADTTPEQQDAAIGTAFSAVNAMATRTTDLNDWVQSVDADSRSIRLGLGVFSDQNNAINIAERFAVLGAVDEEQVTVNGRPATRLTLTHLKAGASRVDVQDLGRELGLNDIVLY from the coding sequence ATGACGCCCGCCTGGCGCAATGCCATCCGTTTCGTCGCCCTGGCGACCCTGATCACCCCTATGATTGCGGCCTGTGCCAGCGGTGGTGGCCTCGGCGCCACAGTCAAACGCGGCGCCTTCACGTCGTCCGAATTCGGTGTCAGCGCCTCGCCGCGCGTCACCAATAATCCCAATCCGCCCAAGGGTGGCGGCCGCTATCAGGTCGGCAAACCCTATACGGTCCGCGGCAAAGTCTACACGCCAGCCGAGCAGCCCGGCTATGTCGCGACCGGCGACGCGTCCTGGTATGGCTCCGATTTCCACGGCCGCCGCACCGCCAATGGCGAGATTTTCTCGGCCAACGCTTTGACTGGCGCCCATCCCACTTTGCCGCTGCCGTCCTATGTCCGCGTCACCAACGAAGCCAATGGCCGTTCGGTCGTCGTTCGCGTCAACGATCGCGGGCCCTATATGCCCGGCCGCATCATGGACCTGTCGCACCGCGCCGCCGAAATGCTAGGCTACGTCAACAACGGCCATACGACAATCAAGGCCGAATATGTCGGCCCAGCGCCACTTGAGGGTGATGACACCCGCATGCTGGTCGCCAGCTATTCCGGCCCGGCCAACTATGGCGGCAGCTCCAGCAATACCCGTGTCGCATCGGCCGGTGGTAATCGCAGCGTTGCCGATATTGCCGGCGATTTCTTCGGCGGTTTCTTCTCGTATGCCGACACCACGCCAGAGCAGCAGGATGCAGCGATCGGCACGGCTTTCTCGGCCGTCAATGCCATGGCGACCCGCACGACCGACCTCAATGACTGGGTGCAGTCAGTCGATGCCGATTCCCGCTCGATCCGTCTGGGTCTTGGCGTCTTCAGCGACCAGAACAACGCCATCAATATCGCCGAGCGCTTCGCCGTTCTCGGCGCGGTGGATGAGGAGCAGGTGACCGTCAATGGCCGTCCGGCGACGCGCCTGACTCTAACCCATCTCAAGGCCGGCGCCTCAAGAGTTGATGTGCAGGATCTGGGCCGCGAGCTTGGCCTTAACGACATAGTTCTCTATTAA
- a CDS encoding D-alanyl-D-alanine carboxypeptidase family protein, whose protein sequence is MKKIWLTVATMLALTAPVLAQVLFETKAPYAILMDNESGTVIFQKDADARIEPASMAKLMTIAVVFHEIRDGRVNMADEFFVSENAWRTGGARSGGSTMFAELNSKISVENLVRSVIIQSGNDAAIVLAEGIAGSEGSFSAMMNELAIEIGLEHSHFTNSTGLPDPDMYVTARDLADLGRYLIREFPEYYHYFSEPEMEWNKIKQPNRNSLVEMGIGVDGLKTGHTQAAGYGSVISTAEGGRRLVAVLHGLPSMAQRAEEGRKLITWGARAFERVSAYPDGAIVTYANVYGGTSSSVGLVGKGEVALYLPRGSRRCLSATVVYTGPLMPPVMEGDKVAELRVFCDDQLVQTAPLYAAYTVEEGDVMRKATDALKQLALGWL, encoded by the coding sequence GTGAAAAAGATCTGGCTAACAGTGGCGACAATGCTGGCGCTGACGGCGCCAGTTCTGGCCCAGGTCCTGTTCGAAACCAAGGCACCCTACGCCATTCTGATGGACAATGAATCCGGCACGGTCATCTTCCAGAAAGATGCCGACGCCCGGATCGAGCCGGCCAGCATGGCCAAGCTCATGACCATCGCTGTGGTGTTCCACGAAATCCGCGATGGCCGCGTGAACATGGCCGACGAGTTCTTCGTTTCGGAAAACGCCTGGCGCACCGGTGGCGCGCGCTCGGGCGGCTCGACCATGTTTGCCGAACTCAATTCCAAGATCAGCGTCGAAAACCTCGTCCGCTCCGTCATCATCCAGTCGGGCAATGATGCGGCCATCGTTCTGGCCGAAGGCATTGCCGGCTCCGAAGGGAGCTTCTCGGCCATGATGAATGAGCTGGCGATAGAGATCGGGCTTGAGCACTCCCACTTCACCAATTCCACCGGCCTGCCGGACCCGGACATGTATGTCACGGCCCGCGATCTGGCCGATCTCGGCCGCTACCTGATCCGCGAGTTCCCCGAATACTACCACTACTTCTCCGAGCCCGAGATGGAGTGGAACAAGATCAAGCAGCCCAACCGCAACTCGCTGGTCGAAATGGGCATTGGCGTTGACGGTCTCAAAACCGGCCATACGCAAGCTGCCGGTTACGGGTCGGTTATCTCGACGGCCGAAGGCGGGCGCCGTCTTGTCGCGGTGCTGCATGGCCTGCCGTCGATGGCACAGCGCGCCGAAGAGGGCCGCAAGCTGATCACCTGGGGCGCTCGGGCCTTTGAGCGCGTCTCGGCCTATCCCGACGGCGCCATCGTCACCTATGCCAACGTCTATGGCGGCACCAGTTCCAGCGTCGGGCTGGTCGGCAAGGGCGAGGTCGCGCTCTACCTGCCACGCGGCTCTCGCCGCTGCCTCTCCGCCACCGTGGTCTATACCGGCCCGCTAATGCCGCCGGTGATGGAAGGCGACAAGGTCGCTGAACTCCGCGTCTTCTGTGATGACCAACTCGTGCAAACTGCGCCGCTCTATGCTGCCTACACGGTGGAAGAAGGCGACGTCATGCGCAAAGCCACCGACGCATTAAAGCAACTGGCCCTCGGCTGGCTCTGA
- the tmk gene encoding dTMP kinase — MPEASNSSRARFITFEGGEGVGKSTQIKRLQQNLERRAINVVRTREPGGTPKAEAIRSFILQGRSESWGPGAEAVLFAAARLDHVNQLIAPNLRNGTWVLSDRFHDSTRAYQGLTGGVDDKLIAGLESLALDGNTPDLTIVLDMDPDAAFKRVADRAIEDGLALTGDRFEKEEIEWHKRLREGFLAIAKENPDRCVVIEAAQSENALEAAIWAVVSQRFPELLEGSPA, encoded by the coding sequence ATGCCCGAAGCGTCAAACAGCAGCCGCGCCCGTTTCATCACCTTTGAGGGTGGCGAAGGCGTTGGCAAATCCACCCAGATCAAGCGTCTGCAGCAAAACCTTGAGCGCCGCGCCATCAATGTCGTGCGCACGCGGGAACCCGGCGGAACGCCCAAGGCCGAAGCTATCCGCTCCTTCATCCTGCAAGGGCGGTCCGAAAGCTGGGGGCCGGGGGCCGAAGCCGTGCTGTTCGCCGCGGCGCGGCTTGATCACGTCAATCAGCTGATCGCGCCCAACCTGCGCAATGGCACCTGGGTACTGTCGGATCGCTTCCACGATTCCACCCGCGCCTATCAGGGCCTGACCGGTGGCGTAGATGACAAGCTGATCGCTGGCCTTGAGTCACTGGCCCTCGACGGCAACACCCCCGATCTCACCATCGTGCTCGATATGGACCCTGATGCCGCCTTCAAGCGTGTCGCTGATCGCGCCATCGAAGATGGTCTTGCCCTGACCGGCGATCGCTTTGAAAAAGAAGAGATCGAGTGGCACAAGCGCCTGCGCGAAGGGTTCCTGGCTATCGCCAAGGAAAACCCTGACCGCTGCGTCGTCATCGAAGCCGCACAGTCCGAAAACGCGCTGGAGGCCGCCATCTGGGCGGTCGTCAGCCAGCGCTTCCCTGAACTTCTGGAAGGCTCACCGGCGTGA
- a CDS encoding AAA family ATPase, whose amino-acid sequence MSDPDGLAEMVPPERRQRARGHENARSAILKQLAEHRLPGAILLHGPQGIGKATFAFELAAAILTSTGDEEAHRVEEQVSAMSHPNLFLLRRRPKDSKSYYTVIRVEDIRELRDSLHHTRGRAGHRVAIIDSIDDCNPSAANALLKTLEEPPADTIFLLISHRPGQLLPTIKSRCHNLALRPVAPDDVRSVLVEHDPSLGRAEVDQAISLAGGRPRRAFETLALEADSALGALQTWLANPAQHPSGVSLKLADALGADTQSTELSFAREMLDDWMADEARNAAMQPGARRRLASANELWDKAHALFAEADSINLDMKQTLVAIFDAIRKHSAMTAPVSAESL is encoded by the coding sequence GTGAGTGATCCCGACGGACTTGCCGAAATGGTGCCACCCGAGCGCCGCCAGCGTGCCCGCGGGCACGAGAACGCCCGCTCGGCTATCCTCAAGCAATTGGCGGAACACCGTCTGCCCGGCGCCATTCTGCTGCATGGTCCGCAGGGTATCGGCAAGGCGACCTTTGCCTTTGAACTCGCCGCCGCCATCCTGACCTCCACGGGCGATGAGGAAGCCCATCGCGTCGAAGAACAGGTTTCGGCGATGTCCCATCCCAATCTGTTCCTGCTGCGCCGCCGTCCCAAGGACAGCAAAAGCTATTACACCGTGATCCGCGTCGAAGACATTCGCGAGCTGCGCGATAGCCTGCATCACACACGGGGCAGGGCCGGTCACCGCGTCGCGATCATCGACAGCATCGACGATTGCAATCCGTCCGCTGCCAACGCGTTGCTCAAGACGCTGGAAGAGCCGCCAGCCGACACGATTTTCCTGCTGATCTCGCATCGCCCTGGACAGCTACTGCCAACCATCAAATCGCGCTGCCACAACCTGGCGTTGCGGCCGGTCGCGCCCGACGACGTGCGCTCCGTGCTGGTCGAGCACGATCCAAGCCTTGGACGTGCCGAGGTGGATCAGGCGATTTCGCTTGCCGGCGGCCGCCCACGCCGCGCCTTCGAAACCTTGGCGCTTGAAGCCGATTCCGCGCTCGGCGCGCTGCAGACGTGGCTCGCTAATCCGGCGCAGCATCCGTCCGGTGTGTCGCTCAAACTGGCCGATGCCCTCGGCGCCGATACCCAGAGCACCGAGCTAAGCTTCGCCCGCGAAATGCTCGATGACTGGATGGCCGATGAGGCGCGCAACGCCGCCATGCAGCCCGGAGCCCGCAGACGTCTTGCCTCGGCCAACGAGCTATGGGACAAGGCACACGCCCTTTTCGCCGAGGCCGACAGCATCAATCTGGATATGAAACAGACGCTTGTCGCCATTTTTGACGCGATCAGGAAGCACTCTGCCATGACCGCACCCGTTTCTGCCGAGTCCCTATGA
- the metG gene encoding methionine--tRNA ligase encodes MTLKPFYVTTAISYPNGAPHIGHAYEMIATDAIARYKRLEGREVYFLTGTDEHGIKMVQTAAAQGITPRELADRNSAEFRRLAEVLDISNDDFLRTTEKRHYDSSQAIWKKMSANNNGDIFQSTYKGWYSVRDEAYFDEEELTEKDGKKFAPTGAEVNWVEEPTYFFRLSAYQQKLLDLYESNPDFIAPKERRNEIISFVKGGLQDLSISRTTFDWGVPVPDAPGHVMYVWVDALTNYITGVGFPDEASELFKKFWPADLHVVGKDIIRFHTVYWPAFLMSAGIEVQHRVFAHGFLTVDGQKMSKSLGNVIDPFELIEEFGTDASRYFFLREVSFGNDGDYSHEKLVNRVNADLANNLGNLAQRSLSMINKNCDAKVPQLGALSEADQAIIREVDEALDAAQKAMDQQLVHEATGAIIAALSSANNYFAAQEPWALKKTDPERMATVLYVTADTVRRLTIPMQAFVPASAARLLDQLAVPEDQRTLAAARNANSLLTDTPLPVPQGVFARLERKAE; translated from the coding sequence ATGACCCTTAAGCCGTTTTACGTCACCACAGCGATCTCCTACCCAAATGGCGCCCCACATATCGGGCACGCCTATGAGATGATCGCGACCGACGCCATCGCCCGTTACAAGCGCCTCGAAGGTCGGGAAGTCTACTTCCTGACCGGCACGGACGAGCACGGTATCAAGATGGTGCAGACGGCGGCCGCGCAGGGCATCACGCCGCGCGAACTGGCTGACCGCAACTCGGCCGAGTTCCGGCGGTTGGCGGAAGTGTTGGACATTTCCAACGACGATTTCCTCCGCACCACCGAAAAGCGCCACTACGATTCCAGCCAAGCGATCTGGAAGAAAATGTCCGCCAACAACAATGGCGACATTTTCCAGTCCACCTATAAAGGCTGGTACTCGGTTCGCGACGAGGCCTATTTCGACGAAGAAGAGCTGACGGAAAAGGACGGCAAGAAATTTGCCCCCACCGGCGCCGAAGTAAACTGGGTTGAAGAGCCAACCTATTTCTTCCGCCTGTCGGCCTACCAGCAGAAGCTGCTCGACCTCTACGAGTCCAATCCAGACTTCATCGCGCCCAAGGAACGCCGCAACGAGATCATCTCGTTCGTAAAGGGAGGCCTGCAGGACCTCTCGATCTCGCGCACCACCTTCGATTGGGGTGTGCCGGTTCCCGATGCGCCGGGCCACGTCATGTATGTGTGGGTTGATGCGCTCACCAACTACATCACCGGCGTCGGTTTCCCCGATGAAGCCAGCGAGCTGTTCAAAAAGTTCTGGCCAGCCGATCTGCATGTCGTGGGCAAGGACATCATCCGCTTCCACACCGTCTATTGGCCTGCATTCCTGATGAGTGCCGGCATTGAGGTTCAGCACCGCGTTTTCGCGCATGGCTTCCTCACGGTCGACGGCCAGAAGATGAGCAAGTCGCTCGGCAATGTCATTGACCCATTCGAGCTGATCGAAGAGTTCGGCACTGACGCATCGCGCTACTTCTTCCTGCGCGAAGTCTCGTTCGGCAATGACGGCGACTACAGCCACGAAAAGCTGGTCAACCGCGTCAATGCCGACCTTGCCAACAACCTCGGCAATCTTGCGCAGCGCTCACTGTCGATGATCAACAAGAACTGCGACGCCAAGGTGCCCCAGCTCGGCGCGCTCTCGGAAGCCGATCAGGCGATCATCCGCGAAGTCGACGAAGCCCTCGACGCCGCCCAGAAGGCAATGGACCAGCAACTGGTTCACGAAGCGACCGGCGCGATCATCGCAGCGCTAAGTTCCGCCAATAACTACTTCGCCGCTCAGGAGCCCTGGGCACTCAAAAAGACCGATCCGGAACGCATGGCGACCGTTCTCTATGTGACGGCCGACACGGTTCGTCGACTGACGATTCCGATGCAGGCTTTCGTTCCGGCATCGGCAGCGCGCTTGCTCGACCAGTTGGCTGTGCCAGAGGACCAGCGCACACTCGCTGCGGCTCGAAATGCTAACAGTCTGCTAACCGATACTCCCCTTCCAGTACCGCAAGGCGTGTTCGCGCGCCTCGAACGCAAGGCGGAATAG
- a CDS encoding TatD family hydrolase translates to MLIDSHCHLDFEALSNDIDGVLARAAAAGVTGMVTISTLVEKFSTYAAIAERYDNVWCSVGTHPHNADKELHIEVDELVRLSAHPRCVAIGEAGLDYFYDNAPREAQAIGLRRHIAAARITGLPLVIHSRQADEDMAAILEEETAQGAFPFVLHCFTAGVGLARRALALGGYISFSGIITFKNAEEIREVAKFVPADRYIVETDAPYLAPIPHRGQSNEPSFVRHTAEKLAEVRGISLEQLGQETTANFARLFSKTGLA, encoded by the coding sequence ATGTTGATCGACAGCCACTGCCACCTCGATTTCGAGGCGCTGTCCAACGATATCGACGGTGTTCTGGCGCGCGCAGCCGCTGCGGGCGTCACCGGCATGGTGACGATTTCCACACTTGTGGAAAAGTTCTCCACATACGCCGCGATAGCCGAGCGCTACGACAATGTCTGGTGCTCGGTCGGGACCCATCCGCACAATGCGGACAAGGAACTGCATATCGAGGTAGATGAGCTTGTCCGGCTAAGTGCCCATCCGCGTTGCGTTGCTATTGGGGAAGCCGGGCTCGATTATTTCTACGATAACGCCCCGCGTGAGGCGCAGGCCATTGGCTTGCGTCGTCACATTGCTGCCGCCCGGATCACCGGTCTTCCACTGGTTATCCACAGCCGCCAGGCTGACGAAGACATGGCCGCGATCCTCGAGGAAGAAACCGCACAGGGCGCATTCCCCTTCGTGCTGCATTGCTTCACGGCTGGTGTGGGCCTTGCCCGTCGCGCATTGGCGCTGGGTGGTTATATTTCGTTCTCGGGCATCATCACCTTCAAGAACGCCGAAGAGATCCGCGAGGTCGCCAAGTTCGTTCCGGCCGACCGCTACATCGTTGAAACCGATGCGCCTTATCTGGCGCCGATCCCGCATCGCGGTCAGTCCAACGAGCCAAGCTTTGTGCGTCACACCGCCGAAAAGCTGGCTGAAGTGCGGGGCATAAGTCTCGAACAACTTGGCCAGGAAACCACCGCAAATTTTGCGCGGCTGTTCTCGAAAACGGGACTTGCCTGA
- a CDS encoding MBL fold metallo-hydrolase, with amino-acid sequence MPAAQRIVATILGCGSSGGVPRIGNVWGVCDPAEPRNRRLRCSLLIEGWIDGSDQPTRLVIDTGCDLREQMLAANVDRVEAVLYTHSHADHTHGIDDLRVLALHNRRRVDVYFDAETGTRLREAFGYCFEAPKGSDYPPILNPHEIIPGSVLHVDGPGGTITVTAFEQTHGNITSLGYRVADFAYCCDLSGFPEASFPAISGLSLWIIDALRPTPHPSHLSLPETLDLIERFAPTQAVLTNMHIDLDYARTDAETPANVTPAFDGMQIDVLNGAILNR; translated from the coding sequence ATGCCAGCCGCCCAGCGGATCGTCGCAACGATACTCGGCTGCGGTTCATCGGGCGGCGTGCCGCGCATCGGCAATGTCTGGGGCGTCTGCGATCCAGCCGAGCCGCGTAACCGGCGCCTGCGCTGTTCGCTGCTGATCGAAGGCTGGATCGACGGCAGCGATCAGCCGACCCGACTTGTCATCGACACCGGCTGCGATCTGCGTGAGCAGATGTTGGCCGCCAATGTCGATCGTGTCGAAGCCGTGCTCTACACCCACTCGCATGCCGACCACACGCATGGCATCGACGATCTGCGTGTTCTGGCGCTGCACAATCGCCGCCGCGTGGACGTCTATTTCGACGCGGAAACCGGTACCCGTTTGCGAGAGGCCTTCGGCTATTGTTTTGAGGCGCCCAAGGGCAGCGACTATCCACCTATCCTCAACCCCCACGAAATTATCCCCGGCAGCGTGCTGCATGTCGATGGCCCCGGCGGCACCATCACCGTCACCGCCTTCGAGCAGACCCACGGCAACATCACCTCGCTCGGCTACCGCGTCGCCGATTTCGCCTATTGCTGCGACCTCTCCGGTTTCCCAGAAGCATCATTTCCAGCCATTTCCGGCCTAAGTCTCTGGATTATCGACGCTCTCCGCCCCACGCCGCATCCGAGCCATCTCAGCCTGCCAGAAACGCTGGACCTGATCGAACGCTTCGCCCCGACGCAAGCTGTGCTGACCAACATGCACATCGATCTCGACTATGCCCGCACCGACGCAGAAACGCCGGCGAACGTGACGCCGGCGTTTGATGGGATGCAGATCGATGTTCTCAACGGCGCGATTTTGAACCGGTAG
- a CDS encoding TIGR03842 family LLM class F420-dependent oxidoreductase: MEFGITFKGFIEAERARYLVRAAEYAGFSYCWFYDSHILWRDCYAAIAMCMEHTENMRFGPLVTNPDVRDWSVAASIFGSLSKQSGGRFDLAVGRGDSSMRVMGKKPATLARVAEFIAKTKAMVRGEEVSYGEIPAPVKFPWAVEHEMPSWVAAYGPLALKTAGENADGVVLQLADPGLCKWFTDQCIDAGKAAGKDMSNFRSMAAAPAYFGDKVRAIEATKWFPAMVGNHVADIVEKYGADSDKVPASLTSYIEKRRGYDYAKHGQADNPFLDFITPDVVENFCVLGEPDEHIAKIHQLKDAGITQFNIYLDSGDEEEIIAGYGRHVIPAFR; the protein is encoded by the coding sequence TTGGAATTCGGTATCACCTTCAAAGGTTTCATCGAGGCGGAACGGGCACGATATCTGGTGCGCGCCGCTGAATATGCCGGTTTCAGCTATTGCTGGTTCTACGACTCCCACATCCTCTGGCGCGATTGCTACGCCGCCATTGCCATGTGCATGGAGCACACCGAAAACATGCGCTTCGGTCCGCTGGTGACCAACCCGGACGTGCGCGACTGGTCAGTTGCCGCGTCGATTTTCGGCTCATTGTCCAAGCAGAGCGGCGGGCGTTTTGATCTGGCGGTTGGCCGTGGCGACAGTTCCATGCGCGTCATGGGCAAGAAGCCCGCAACACTGGCCCGCGTAGCCGAATTCATCGCCAAGACCAAGGCCATGGTGCGCGGCGAAGAGGTCAGCTATGGCGAGATCCCTGCCCCGGTCAAATTCCCCTGGGCCGTCGAGCATGAAATGCCAAGCTGGGTCGCCGCCTACGGCCCGTTGGCCCTCAAGACCGCCGGTGAAAACGCCGATGGCGTGGTGCTGCAACTGGCCGATCCCGGCCTCTGCAAGTGGTTCACCGACCAGTGTATCGACGCCGGTAAAGCGGCTGGCAAGGATATGTCGAACTTCCGCTCAATGGCCGCAGCGCCCGCCTATTTTGGCGACAAGGTCCGTGCCATCGAAGCCACCAAGTGGTTCCCGGCCATGGTGGGCAACCACGTCGCTGATATCGTCGAAAAGTATGGCGCCGACAGCGACAAGGTTCCCGCGAGCCTGACCAGCTATATCGAAAAGCGCCGGGGATATGACTACGCCAAACACGGCCAGGCCGATAATCCGTTCCTTGATTTCATCACGCCCGATGTAGTGGAAAACTTCTGCGTGCTCGGCGAGCCTGATGAACACATCGCCAAAATACATCAGCTTAAGGACGCGGGGATAACTCAGTTCAACATCTATCTCGATAGCGGCGACGAAGAAGAGATCATTGCGGGCTATGGCCGCCATGTGATCCCGGCGTTTCGGTAG
- a CDS encoding ATP-binding cassette domain-containing protein has translation MSDGLVISNLTVRLGERPILSSVDLQAKPGQVTGLIGPNGAGKSTLMRASLGLTPSEAGSITFDGQDILALPRRTRAQFAAFVEQSSTTDARLSARDVVMLGRIPFQSVWQSGPAPEDAAIADSAIAAVQMGGFEQRLYHTLSGGEQQRIQLARALAQQPRLLILDEPTSHLDVQAQLSAFNLLRQQAKSGVTVLVAVHDLNLAAAFCDQLVVLHQGRQVATGTPEQVLTPDLLRTVYQVDATLLRHPRDGRPIIAYDLPG, from the coding sequence ATGAGCGACGGCCTGGTCATTTCAAACCTGACGGTGCGGCTCGGCGAACGCCCTATCTTGAGTTCGGTTGACCTGCAGGCAAAGCCCGGCCAGGTGACCGGCCTGATCGGACCCAACGGCGCCGGCAAGTCGACGCTGATGCGCGCCAGCCTGGGCCTGACCCCATCCGAAGCTGGCTCGATCACCTTTGACGGGCAAGACATCCTCGCCTTGCCCCGCCGCACGCGGGCGCAGTTCGCGGCCTTTGTCGAACAAAGCAGCACGACCGATGCGCGGCTATCGGCGCGCGACGTGGTTATGTTGGGTCGCATTCCGTTCCAGTCAGTCTGGCAATCGGGCCCTGCCCCTGAAGATGCCGCTATCGCGGATAGCGCTATTGCTGCCGTGCAAATGGGCGGCTTTGAACAGCGGCTCTATCACACGCTGTCCGGCGGTGAGCAGCAGCGCATCCAACTGGCTCGCGCATTGGCGCAGCAACCACGCCTGCTAATTCTCGACGAGCCGACCAGTCACCTTGATGTCCAGGCGCAGCTTTCGGCCTTCAACCTGCTGCGGCAGCAGGCGAAATCTGGCGTGACCGTCTTGGTCGCCGTCCACGACCTCAACCTTGCCGCAGCCTTCTGCGACCAGCTTGTCGTTCTGCATCAGGGCCGCCAGGTCGCGACCGGAACGCCTGAGCAGGTGTTGACACCTGACCTGCTGCGGACGGTCTATCAGGTCGACGCTACGCTGCTGCGTCACCCCCGCGATGGCCGCCCGATAATCGCCTACGACCTGCCCGGCTAA
- a CDS encoding putative F420-0 ABC transporter permease subunit: protein MKPSALARVGLGLLAILVASLITAVTFGPADISPIEVWQTIGYHFGLLPESPVSVLRDAIIWELRLPRVLTAAAVGSGLALCGAVMQALTRNPLADPYLLGLSSGASLGAVSFLLLGASLMMPLGAFLGAGAAMALTLLVTQLLGGATPTRAILAGISISALAAAGTSLLIFWSATGDSYREILSWLMGSLSGVVWSEALLVIAALVVAGVPVLFSGRSLDAFAFGDTAAAALGVDVDRLRWLLLGGTALLTGILVSIGGAIGFVGLIIPHLTRLLTGSRHRVLLPVAMLIGAIFMVWTDTAARSLFAPRELPVGIITALLGAPIFLLVLLRYRRIT, encoded by the coding sequence GTGAAGCCATCCGCGCTGGCACGTGTCGGGCTTGGCCTGTTGGCGATCCTTGTCGCCAGCCTGATCACGGCGGTAACGTTCGGTCCCGCCGATATCTCGCCCATCGAGGTGTGGCAGACTATCGGCTATCATTTCGGCCTGCTGCCAGAGAGCCCCGTCAGCGTTCTGCGCGATGCCATCATCTGGGAACTGCGCCTGCCTCGCGTGCTGACGGCTGCGGCGGTCGGTTCGGGCTTGGCGCTGTGTGGCGCGGTAATGCAGGCGCTGACGCGAAATCCGCTGGCCGATCCATACCTTTTGGGCCTGTCATCGGGTGCCTCACTTGGCGCTGTGTCGTTCCTGCTACTGGGTGCCAGCCTTATGATGCCGCTTGGCGCATTTCTGGGCGCTGGTGCGGCCATGGCGCTGACGTTGCTGGTGACGCAACTGCTTGGCGGCGCGACGCCAACACGGGCCATTCTCGCGGGTATTTCCATTTCGGCTCTGGCGGCGGCCGGCACGTCGCTGCTGATCTTCTGGTCGGCGACCGGCGACTCCTATCGCGAAATCCTCAGCTGGCTGATGGGCTCGCTGAGTGGCGTCGTCTGGTCGGAGGCATTGCTGGTGATCGCGGCGCTGGTTGTGGCGGGCGTGCCGGTGCTGTTTTCCGGGCGGTCGCTGGATGCATTCGCCTTTGGCGACACGGCGGCGGCGGCTCTTGGCGTCGATGTCGACCGCTTGCGCTGGCTGCTGCTCGGGGGAACGGCACTGCTCACCGGCATATTGGTTTCGATAGGTGGCGCCATCGGCTTTGTTGGCCTGATTATTCCGCATTTGACTCGGCTGCTGACGGGATCGCGGCACCGGGTGCTGCTGCCTGTCGCCATGTTGATCGGCGCCATTTTCATGGTCTGGACCGACACAGCAGCACGCAGCCTGTTTGCGCCGCGTGAACTGCCGGTCGGCATTATCACCGCGCTACTCGGCGCGCCAATTTTCCTGCTTGTGCTGCTGCGTTATCGGCGGATCACATGA